CTCAATGTCTCCACGTCACGACCTCGCCAGCGGCGCCGGCTCCTGCTGCGTGATGCAGTGGAAGGCGCCGCCGCCGCTGAGCACCGCACGAGCCGGTACGGCCACGGTCCGCCGGTCCGGGAAGCACGCTGCGATACCCTCCACGGCCTCGTCGTCGTGCCGCGAGCCGTACACGGGAACGATCACGGCGGCGTTGCCGATGTAGAAGTTGACGTAGCTGGCCGGCATGACGCGGCCATCGCCGTCGCGCAGCAGGCCTGGCGACGGAATGCGCACGATCTCGAGCGGGCGCTGGGCCGCGTCGTGCATGGTCGTGAGGTCCTGGAGAATCCTGGCCAGCGCGGGCGCGTTGGGATCGTCCTCGTCGCGCGCCTCCATGCAAACCACGCGGCCCGGCGCCACGAACCGCACGAGCGTGTCGATGTGACCGTCGGTATGATCGTTGACCAGTCCGTCACCGAGCCACAGGAGCCGCTGCACGCCCAGCGCATCGCACAGATGATGGGCGATCTCGGCGGCGCTGAGCGATGGGTTGCGGTTGCCATGCAGCAGGCACTGGCGCGTGGTGAGTGCGGTTCCCTCGCCGTCGACCTCGATGGCGCCGCCCTCGAAGATCATGGGCACCTCGAAGGAATGCACGCCGGCGGCGGCGCGAACCGCGCGTGCCACACCGAGGTCCTCGGGAAACATGTACTTCTCGCCCCAGCCGTTGAACCGGAAGCAGGCCGCGGCGACCTCGCCGTTTGCGCCGCGCACGAACAGCGGGGCCGTATCGCGCAGCCAGATGTCGCCGAAGGGAACCTGGTGAAACCGCACGGGCAGGCCGGACAGCGCTGCAGCCGCCTCGCGCTCGCCGGCATCGTCGAGCACCAGAAGCTCGATCATCTCGCCGGCCGCCTTGCCGTCGTCATCGAGCGCGGCAATGGCGCGGCACAGATCGGCGACCTCACGCTGCGCAGCCGGCAGATCCTCGAGCCACAGCTCGCGATGGCTCGGCCACGCCGTCCACACCGCTCGATGCGGCTCCCACTCGGCCGGCATGCAGAACCCCGCGCCCCTGGGAGAGTCGATGTGGTCGGCGGGCATGGTTCGTTCATGCCCTGACCTGGGCGTTGCTTGCAAGCGATGGCGTGCCTTGAACCGGTTGCGCAACTCGGAGAAAACGCGCCGATCATGGCCACGGCATCCTTCGCGCGCATCGACACCCCATGGCGTCACGAACAATCGCTCATCGGCGGCATCCGCCTCCATCTCGTTCGCGCCGGCGCCGGCTCCCCGGTGATCCTGCTGCACGGCTTTCCCGACTTCTGGTTCACCTGGCGTTATCAGCTTCCGGCGCTGGCGGCGGCGGGACTGGAAGCCATCGCGCCCGACATGCGCGGCTACAACACTTCCGAGAAGCCGGCAGGCGTGGCCAGCTATCGTATCGATGCCTTGGTCTCGGACGTGGTCGGCATCATCGATCACGTGGGCGCGCAGAAGGCGCACATCGTTGGGCACGACTGGGGCGGGATCGTCGCCTGGTACGTCGCGATGCACCGACCCGAGCGCGTCGATCGCCTCGTCATCTCCAACGCCCCGCATCCGGCGACCTATCAGCGCGATCTGTTCGCGACCGACCAGTGGCAGCGCTCGTGGTACATGCTGTTCTTCCAGATCCCGTGGCTGCCCGAAGCGATGCTGCGCGCCGGCAACGCCAGGGCCATCGAGCGCATGATCCGCCGGCACATCTACAACCGGGACGCCTACGCGCACGACGAAGCGCTGCATCAGAAGATGGCGCTGCTGCAGCCGGGAACGCTGACCGCCGCCATCAACTACTACCGCGCGGCGATGCGCCCCTCCTCGCGCAGGTCCCTGCAATCGCTGCGCAAGATCACGGCGCCCACGATGGTCGTCTGGGGCGAGCGTGACTTCGCGCTGCGAAGCAGCCTGGTCGAGGGGCTGGAGCCGTGGGTCGCGGACCTTCGCGTGCACCGGCTGCCCGATGCGGGGCACTGGGCGCATCTGGACGAGCCCGAGCGGGTGAGCCAGCTCCTCGTGGAGTTCCTGACGTGAGAACCAGCGCGCGTCTGCTCGCGGTCGTGCTCGTTGCGGCGCTGCCGGCGTGCGCGGCCGCGACCCGCACCTACAACCTGCGCGTCGAAGGCATGACGTGCGGGCAGAGCTGCCCGCTCGAGGTCGAGGAAGCGCTCGAGAGCATTCCGGGCGTGCGCAGCGTCAGCGTCGATTATCCGACGCAGAGCGCGGTGATCGTGGTGGATGCCGACAGGGAGCTGACCACGCGCGAGATGGATCTCTCCTTCCGCAACAAAGGCTACTTCATCTCGTCGATGGAGCCCGCGAAGTAACGGCCCGGCGCGGCATGGCCGAGCAGAAGATGTCTTCGTGGCGGGCCGTCGCCGTCGCGCTTCGCAGCTGGCGAACCGCCTCGGTCAGCCTCCTCTCCTTCTCGTCGGGCCTGCCGCTCGGCCTGGTCTGGATCGCCATTCCCACCTGGCTTGC
The genomic region above belongs to Candidatus Limnocylindrales bacterium and contains:
- a CDS encoding agmatine deiminase family protein — protein: MPADHIDSPRGAGFCMPAEWEPHRAVWTAWPSHRELWLEDLPAAQREVADLCRAIAALDDDGKAAGEMIELLVLDDAGEREAAAALSGLPVRFHQVPFGDIWLRDTAPLFVRGANGEVAAACFRFNGWGEKYMFPEDLGVARAVRAAAGVHSFEVPMIFEGGAIEVDGEGTALTTRQCLLHGNRNPSLSAAEIAHHLCDALGVQRLLWLGDGLVNDHTDGHIDTLVRFVAPGRVVCMEARDEDDPNAPALARILQDLTTMHDAAQRPLEIVRIPSPGLLRDGDGRVMPASYVNFYIGNAAVIVPVYGSRHDDEAVEGIAACFPDRRTVAVPARAVLSGGGAFHCITQQEPAPLARS
- a CDS encoding cation transporter, giving the protein MRTSARLLAVVLVAALPACAAATRTYNLRVEGMTCGQSCPLEVEEALESIPGVRSVSVDYPTQSAVIVVDADRELTTREMDLSFRNKGYFISSMEPAK
- a CDS encoding alpha/beta fold hydrolase, coding for MATASFARIDTPWRHEQSLIGGIRLHLVRAGAGSPVILLHGFPDFWFTWRYQLPALAAAGLEAIAPDMRGYNTSEKPAGVASYRIDALVSDVVGIIDHVGAQKAHIVGHDWGGIVAWYVAMHRPERVDRLVISNAPHPATYQRDLFATDQWQRSWYMLFFQIPWLPEAMLRAGNARAIERMIRRHIYNRDAYAHDEALHQKMALLQPGTLTAAINYYRAAMRPSSRRSLQSLRKITAPTMVVWGERDFALRSSLVEGLEPWVADLRVHRLPDAGHWAHLDEPERVSQLLVEFLT